CCGGCGGCGTTCAGCGCCTCGACCAGCCGGTCGAGCTCGCGCAGCCCGGTCGGGGCCAGGTGGGGCAGGTCGCCGTCTGGCGGGACACCGTCGGCATCGGCGTCGCGCCCGAGCTGGCTCTCCAGCCGGGCGATGCGCCGGCCGAGCAGCAGCAGGAGCCGCCCGAGAAGCAGGGCCGAGCCGAGGACGGTGGCGGCGAGGAAGCCGAAGCCGGCGACGAGCTGGCCGTAGGCCCGGCCCTGGTCGGTGTAGACCCGCGCCATGGTCCAGGCCGTCGCTCCCTGGATCGGGCCGCGCAGGGGGCAGCCCTGCACCACCAGGGTCTGGGTACGGGAGGCGCGCCGCGTCGCCACCGGCCGCTCGGCGCTGAAGGATTCGGCGTTGACGCGACGGATCGTGTCGATCTCGGCCGCGGGCAGGTCGGTCTTCGGACCGGTGCCCTCGTAGGTCGGGAACGCGTAGGCCGCCGAGCCGGCCGAGGCGGTCCAGATCCCGCCCTCGACCCCCGGATGGCTGGCGAGCGCCGTCACCACCACGTCGGTGAGCTGGCGCTTCAGGGCGTCGTCGACCTCCGTGACGCTGCCGGTCCAGCCGGCACCGAAGAACGCGTACCGGTCGCCGATCTCGCGGCAGGCGCGGGCGACCTGGAGCTCGGCCTGGGCGACCTGCACGGCAGCGGACTGGGTGTAGAACTCGACGAGCAGGTAGGCGGTGGCCGCCGCCGAGGCGAGGAGCAGGATCCAGAGCGCGAGGAGATGGGCACGGAGGGAGCGGAGGCGGGGGGGCATGGGACGGCGGGGCGGGCGGCTCTCGCGGAGATGACCGGAGTGGAGACGACCGGGAGTGGACCTCCCGGGCGCGCCCGCTCTTCTCCCACACGCCTCCGCCCGCGCAAACCGCCGGGAGGACGACGGCCAGGAGGCCGCCGAAGACGGCGATGCCGGCCAGGATGACGAAGATCGTCTCGAGAGCGAACCCGCCGCCGGCCAGGGTGCCGCCCGGCACCGGACCGTCCACGCCGCCGAGGCGGCCGAAGCCGGCGCACCAGGCGACGCCCGCGCTGCGGACGTTGGTGCGGTAGGAGTTCGCCACCAGCCCGTAGATCAGCGTCTGCGGTCCGCTGGTGCCGAGGCCCACGATGGCGACCGTCGCCAGGAGGACACCGATCGGGAAGCCGCCGGTCAGGAGACGGATGGCCGCCGCGCCGATGAGGAAGCAGGCGGCGACCACGGGCTTCGCCCCGACGCGGTCGGCCACCCGCCTGTTGCAGCGGCACCTCGCGGAGGGGACGCCCGTCGCCGAGGATCTCACCTTCCGCTACACGGCCGCCGCCCGGACGATCCGCCACCGCGACCGCGGCATGGCCCTCCTGTCGGCCCTGGGCGTGTTCCTCTCGGTCGTGCCCGCCCGCGCGATCTCGGTCGCGACCGG
This is a stretch of genomic DNA from Methylobacterium sp. 17Sr1-1. It encodes these proteins:
- a CDS encoding HAMP domain-containing sensor histidine kinase, whose protein sequence is MPPRLRSLRAHLLALWILLLASAAATAYLLVEFYTQSAAVQVAQAELQVARACREIGDRYAFFGAGWTGSVTEVDDALKRQLTDVVVTALASHPGVEGGIWTASAGSAAYAFPTYEGTGPKTDLPAAEIDTIRRVNAESFSAERPVATRRASRTQTLVVQGCPLRGPIQGATAWTMARVYTDQGRAYGQLVAGFGFLAATVLGSALLLGRLLLLLGRRIARLESQLGRDADADGVPPDGDLPHLAPTGLRELDRLVEALNAAGTRLAAARHRAAEAERLAALGQLAAGIAHEIRNPLAAIRLKAENALASADPARGRAALDLVLDQVARLDRLLRDLLSLTQPRRPVLAPTDLGLLLHDCAHLHEDLARARGAAIAVAEVTTERPLVDAGQIRRALDNLVLNAVQHSPAGSVVRLWAGREGDRLRIRVTDQGPGVPDSLRARLFDPFVTGRPDGTGLGLAIVREIARAHGGQARLAAPPPDAPGPGATFELDLPWTASPPPAS